In Capra hircus breed San Clemente chromosome 5, ASM170441v1, whole genome shotgun sequence, the DNA window ctgtttgagaaTGATGATCTCTAGGTTCGTACATGACGCTGCAAATGGcaataattcattctttttgaaaaaaaaaaaaaaaaaaagtgaaagtcggtcactcgtgtctgactctttgcgatcccatggactatagcctaccaggctcctctgtccatggaattctccagtcaagaatgctggagggggttgccaattcattctccaggggatcttcccaacccagtgattgaacctgggtctcctgcattgcaggcagattctttacgtttgagccacagggaagccctcgtTCTtattatgactgagtaatattttatgtgtgtgtgtgtgtgtgtgtgccggggggggatttcccaggtgtgtgtgggggcttctcaggtggctcagcagtaaaagaatccacctgcaatgcgggagatgggggttggatccctgactcgagaagataccctggggaaggtAATGGCAGGCCAACCCACTCGGACATGACTTTACAacttaacaacagcaacacacacacacacacacaccacatcttaaactaatcatctgttgatgggcacttggattgtttccatgtcctggctattgtaaatagcattaCTGCGAATATGAGTTTTCATCCTTTCCAGATATGTgcctaggagtggggttgctggatcatatggtagctctgtttttagttttttaaggagcctccacgtcggagggttccctttccccacaccctctttagcatttattgtctgATATACAGCCTTTTTAAACGTATGTGGCAGACCCAAGCAGTACCTTGACGGCTGTTCTTTTTCTAGTGGAGGTGGGAACCCCGGGGCCCCTTTCAGGTGGCAACAAGGACGCGGTCCTCTGGGACCTCCTCCAGACTGGCCTTGCAAAGTCTCCTCACCATGATTCCCCCACCTGGTTCCTCCTCACTTCATGAAGTGTGCATTCTAACAAACACTGTAGTCTGGGTGGTTCATAAGCCACAGATACTTATCTCTCACTGTTCTGGATGCttgaagtccaaggtcagggtgccACAGACTTCCTGTGTCCCCAGTGGAGGATGTGAAGGGAGCACTCCTGGGCCTGGTTTAGCAGAGTCCTAACCCATTAGCAGAGCCCTCGGGATCTCCTTGCCTCCCTGGGCCCTCCCCTCCTTTCTCCATCATGAGCATTAGGTTTTCCACAGAGGAATTTGGGGCGGGGCAGAAACTTTCAGACCTCAGCCGACTGGTTTAAAGCCAATTTCAAAATCAGTTGTCAAGATAATTATTCATCtgttacattttctcttttttttttcttttttaatgtgtatttgaGCGGGAAAGAACGGAAAAGAATCTGTCCCCAGTGCTTGTTTAGTGAGTGAAGAATTAGGGGGTCCAGCTGGGCTTTTGGCTAAGAGCAAGTGTAGtgtgggaatttcctggtggctcagtggtaaagaattcacctgccagtgcaggggatgggaGAGAAGCAgactggatccctgggtggggaagatccccctggaggaggaaatggcaacccgatccagtattcttgtctggaaaaccccctggacagaggagcctggtgggctacagtccagggggtcgcaaagagtcagacacgactgagcgactgagcacagggGCTAAGGAATTTGTCCAGAGGACCACAGCCAAGCTGGACCAGAACCCAGGTGTGCCTGCAGCCCAGGGCCCCTTGGCTCAGCGTTTTCCTTCATAAATAATGTGTAACCAGTGAGATGTAAACACAGCCCAGGGCAGGTTCCATGTCTTGCTCCTGGCAATCACAGCTAACCTTGACTTCTTTCTATGAAACGTGGAGGCCCACCTCCTTCCATTTTGGAGGCCGCCAACCTGCcaggttgggaggagaaggggccgcaGGTTTTGCATCACTCTTTCCACTGACATTCCTGAGATCCTTGGGTCAGGCCCTGGGGACCTGGAGCCCAGTCATCTCACAGCAGCTCTGGCCAAGAATGTGTCCTGGAGTTGGGGCCAGATTTCATGGAGCTTAAGTGGGCGACAAACCCTTCACTGTTCGTTTTTATTTGTTTCAGCTCCactcaaaatattgttttaagttaatttttggctgcactggagttgcttgggcttagttgccctgaggtatgtaggatcttcccagaccaggaatcgaacccatttccccttgcattggcaggcggcttcttatccaccagggaagtcctgaacatttttaataatgcgcatttcttaaaaaaaataaaaagtatttatctTACACATTGTCCCGCAATCCAGATATACAGTAGCTTGGAAAATAATGTGTAGGAAACAAAAACCAATGTAAAAGACGGATTAAAACAGCTAGAGCAGTGCAGGCTTTATATGGCTCTGATTTTACGGTTTTCTTATTGTATCATCAGTGTCAGAAGTCTGTTCCTTCAGCTGGCTCCACTGCTCAGGATTTAAAGAAGTACCTTTTCCTCCTGGTTTTATTTCACCTTCCAGATCCATCCAATAGTCTCTCACAGCCCTTCATTGTTCTAACCCTTAGTTGGTCCCGAGGGAGCCTGGACTCAGTAGCTGCAAAAAAGGGCGTGGGGTTACTGAGCTTTAAACTGCAGGCCAGAGAGGGCAAGCCTTTGCCCGAGGCCACCCCAGCCAGAAGCCAAGTTGgctttctcactctctcttttgtttaatatattttattcttatttaattatttggctgcCCCGGGTCTTGGCAAgcgggatctggttccctgatccGGGATCgaaccctctgcactgggagctcgaagtcttagcccctggactcCCAGGGCAGTCCCgaggttggatctcttgcagtgtCTGCACCTGGTTCAAGGTGGCCCACGGCAGCACCTGCGCCAGGCTTCAGGGCAGAGGGCTGAGATGCTGGTGCAGTGGTAGGGCTGAGGAAGCCTGTTTCGAGCTGTGCTTagaggctcagtcatgtccgactctctgcagccccatgcacCGTagcactgccaggctcctctgtccatggggattctccaagactactggagcgggCTGTCACCCTGCTGGCTTCCAACTCCTACGCTGAATTTCCAGCCTTTTGCTTAAAATACCTTTCCCTCCTCTTACGTtctcatctccctcccacccccccgcccccgccccccccccacccccccccccaccccgttgTTTCTCCTTCACTTAAGGGAAGTGAGTCCCGCCCACCTGAGACCAGCTGCTTCAGGCATCTGCAGGTTCCTAAGTCTGGCCTCCCCTGCCAGGTGGGGAGGgcgtgggtggggtgggggctgggacgGGTTGGATGCTCGATTCCTGAAATAGACCTTGAAGACAAACATCGCCCTTTCAGACAAACATCATCCTTTCAGAACGAAAATTCAGGTGATGAACTGGAAACAATTATTTTTGCTCGATTTTTTGAATCAGTGAGACTAACCCCAATATTCAGGAAGACAGAAACATATAGAGTTAAAAAAGTTCAAGTCTCCTTCTTACCTTTGTCCCAGAGAGGCCCCTTCCCCTCTTTCCtgaccttctttctcttttgggAGATGGATCTGTGCAGATAGaggtgtttgtcttttttttttttttttttttttttaacatgtgtgCAGCATGGAAGACAAGAGCAGAGGGGGATGataagatgagacggttggaaggcatcaccgactcaatggacacgaatctgagcaaactccgggagatagtgaaggacaaaggagcctggcagaggagccacggggtggcaaagagtcagacaccttaGCCACTGAACAGTAATAATCCAGCACAGTTAATCTGCGTTCCCCGCTGTGTTCACGCGCCTTCAAGATCTTGTCGCAGCAGTACCTGCCAGGTACATGCAGGCCTGCGCAGAGGACACATTTCTAGAAATCAAAGGGCTTGTGTGCTTGTGACTTTGATAGACACTGTCAAACTGACCCCCAGAGAAGTAGGGACTAGCCGTCTCTCACTCCCTTCTGGATCTCCACCAGCTATGGAGCCTCCCGCTCCTGCAAGGTGGCAGAATATGGGCAATCATTGTATCTTTTGatgttctttgcaaccctggaggCTGTGCTGCTTCTTTGCAGAACTCTCTCTGAGCTGGATGACTGCTCCTGGTCTCACAGCAGTGACAAGGCTGGGACAGGAACCTGCATCTGTCCTGCCCAAGTCAGGGCTTTTCTGCTTGATGCTGTGGGCACTGAATGCTTTGTATGCCAGCGCATTAGCGGGGCCATGTGGGTGTGGGGGACCCCGAAGGAAAAGACTGGGGGCCAGGGCTTTGCATCTGGGTCCAGAGCATCCACCTGCCTGGCCCAGAGGACTCACTCACCAGAGGGGGCCTCACCTGTTCCTGCTTTGCTGCAAGGCCCTCAGGGACATGGGGAAGGTTGGGCTGGGCGGCGACTCAGGGTTCACGCCCCCACAAGGCGGGGGCAGCTGTTTCCATCCCAGGGTGTGGTGGAAGAGGCACGCCTGCGACCCTGCAGCCTGGCCGGTCCAGAGCTGATGCCCCTTCCTTCCAAGCCCCGCAGGCGTCCTCGTGACTGTGGGGGCAGGCAGCAAGGTTCAATTTGCATCCTGAGATCCAGCGGAAAATGGGTTTCCACTGCGTGTGTAGGAGGGTGAGCGTGGGCTGCTGCCTGCGTGGGTGTGCCTTCCTTTCCACCAAAGAAGAGTTTTAAACTCCTCCTTTGCAAATACgctgggaaaaaaaatagacGCTTGAAACCAGTCCAGGTTCCTGGATCTGCAGCTGCAGTGATGTCAATTTTTGCCCCCCTGTTTAGTCACTCGACAAGCATTTATCTGCCCGGTGCTGTGGGCTGGGAAGCAGGGATTAATAACGATAGTGACggaagttcctttttttttttttaagcttttgtttggctgcaccacagggcttgcaggatcttagctccccaactacGGATGGAATCCCGGGCCCCTTGCAGGGTAAGctccgagtcctaaccactggaccactagggaagtcccagctccTGGTTGTCCCCCGTGGAATGGCTCTTGCTGGTGTCTTCATTGAGGAGTGAGGGAGCTGGGCACAGGGGTTGTCCCCCAGGACACCCAGCGGGGGCCAACAGGGTTGTCAGAGGAGAGCGAGAATGGCCAGCGGCACTTCCCAGGCGAAGACTGGAGGCCTGACATGTTTAGTGTGGTGGGAGCTGGGTTAGGATTGGGGCGGCAGGGCTGAGGTGACCAGGGGGAGAAGCAGCTCCTGGTAGTGTCCCCTGAGGGGCCTGGGGAGCGATGGAGCAGGTGGAGGGGTCAGATCTGAGGCTGCTGCTTGGAGGTCAGACTGGAGGCCCCCAGCAGGAGACGCGCCAGACGGGATGGGCCCAACCCTCAGCCTCCACTGGAGTGAGGGGGCCACTGGGAGGGACCAGCTCTGGGGGGCTGCTGCAAGGCCCCTGTCCCCACTCTCAGCCACATTGTCCTCTCGCTCGGATCTAGAGCCCCAAGGCCAGCCTAGGGCTGCTTGTTGATTCTCCTCCTTTAGTACCAGCCAGAACCATTGACTGACTGGGGCAAGAAGGCTAAGGACTTGAAtttcttcacttctctttttaatAGATACAGGGTTAAGTGGTGAGCATTTTCATCCACGTACAGAGCTTAAATCAGTGCTTGACCATAGCTGATACCCAAACATCAGCCAGGATTATAAGACAGTTAGGGCtggttctttttaaagaaaatcttctttatttggctgcaccgggtcttacttgtggcatgtggaatctttagtcccctgaccagggaacctgggccccctgcgttgggagtgcagagtcttagccactggacccccagggaagtctctagtgctggttcttgcctggaaaaggaaCCCTATTAGCATGGGACCATTATGCCTGCTtagcagataaggaaactggggGTCTTGCCCAAGATCTCCCTGCAAGTGAGTGGTTGGTTAGGATGTCAATTCAACATCCCCCCACCTGTTTTGGAGCATCAGGCAGGGCTCAGATGATGATCAAGGGAAGAGGAGAGTCTGGTGTCTATCCCAAGCTAGCTCTGATCAGAGAGGTCCAGAAGGGTCTGGGGACCCACATGAAGCTGCAGAAGGGGCAGGCCCTGCCCCCAGACAGTTGAGTCCAGTTGAGGAGGCACCACTCATGATGCTCAGCCACCTCGAAGCTGGTCACACGCAGTTTAGGCCTCACGCCCAAGCTGCTAGTCGTCACTGTCCCAGGTCAGGCACCGGCCCTGTAGGACTCAGGGACCCTCATCCTTTGGTACCCAAGGTGCCCAAGGATTCTAGGCATGTCTACTGGGAACTGAGGGATGTTGGGATAATGGCTCAAGGTGAAGCTCAGGCCATGTGCCCAATGAAGTCCCCTAGCGACCCCTTACCAGTGGGGTAAAGGGTCCGTGGGAGCACAAGCCATCTCTGGGAAGGGAACAGCCCCGTGCAGAGGGGCTTGGAGGGGGAGTGAGGGGCTAAAGGAGCAGGGAGACAGATGCAAATGAGGGCTGGGACAGCTTTCCCTTGAAAATGGCCATTTGCATAGACACTCTGAGAGCTCCTGGTCCGAGTTCCTGAAATGCTGGCCTAACACGAGGTCAAGTTCACTGGGCTTAGAACCTGTTTGATGTTAAAACCTGTCTCTATTTATCTGGATCTTTTAAGTCCTTTAATGGAATTTGTATTTATCCATAAAGGCATTTTTTGGGGAAGTCATTCCCCCTGCATTGCACAGTATGCGGGATCCTAATTACCCAACCAGGGAATGGAACccgtgacccctgcagtggaagctgggagtctcaaccaccaggaaagttcttgTCCATGCCGATTTTAAGCACCCtttcttagattaaaaaaaaaaagccatatatTTCCTGATCAGAAATCTTATATTTCCACAGTTGTACTTACTGTCTACAGTATTTTCAGGTTGTCTTGTAGGAATGCTCTTGATTTTTCTGTGTTGATCTAGCTTGTTAAGACTCATttataggacttcccaggcagtctAGTGCTTAACACTCCATGGCccaaaaaagaaagatagaagAAGTTTGTTGTTATCATTCTTTaggaagttgtgtccaactctttgtgaccccatggactgtagcccaccaagcttctctgtccgcggcatttcccaggcaaggctactggagtgggtggccatttcttcctccagagtgtcttccccatccagggatcaaccctgagtctcctgctttggtgggcaggttctttaccactgagccaccagggaagccccagagaaaaAGACTCATTTACCATTTTTCCCCATAAATCTAACTGAAGGCCACTCGCCTCCCCGACCATGGCATCAGTGCCCCTCCTTCCAGGGGGGTTGACCTGGGAGCAGGGTCTGTGGCCCTGGTTCAGCATCTCCTAATCATAAGGGGAAGGGATGAGAGTCATCCCTGGCTACAGAAGTGGCTTCAAACCGCACTAGTTACATCATCTACTCTTGGGCAGTGTGATAGGTGGGTCTGGACTCACTCCATAGCTTTTAACTGATAGACCCCAGAACGAAGGGGTGAAGATTTAGGCACCCAGAGTGCCACCTGCGCTGGGTGTCTGTGTTGCTAACAGCCTTTTAGGGTCTTAGAAACGTCCCCGGGACCCTCCTTGTCTGTGTGGCGGGCCTGCTGGTTGGCagcagggttggggtggggtcgCTGGCGGCGGGGGCAGCCTGCTTTTGACACTCTGCCTGCAGGCGCCCTCAGCAGGTGGCTGCACCATTCCCCGAAGCCCGcctggggtgccaggggccaccCTCCTGGCTCCACCCACCAGGTCTGACCTGACATCACCCTTCAGCCCACGGGGGAAGGGGCTGTCCTGACAGGTGCGGGTGGCATCTGTCAGACTGGGGCTCTTTTGTGGCCCCTGTGGCTGTGTTTACACGTCagctctctgcagccccagcGCCCGCGACCTGCCTTTCACGTCGCGCTTTCATCTGGAACAGATGTAGAACTGTTTCTCTCCCAGGAAACTGAAGCAGCCCGCTCCCTTTGATGCAGGCTCTGGCCACATTTTCTCTGTGGAACAATGCTGTCCTTGTGCGAGTTCTTTCTCAAAGGCCAGGGTGCCCCAGACACCCTGAAACCTGTGTGCGCCATCAGATGATGTCATGTCCATCTCTGCGTGCAGTTTGCTTGCACTGTTGAGAATGACTTGTCTAGACTCGCCCGGCGGCACCTGGAGGACCCAGGAAACTGACCTGCCTGCCCACGAGCCCCTGCCCTGTTTGCGTTTCCGGCCGCCCCCCTTTAGCGCCGAGAGCACACGGCGCGCTCTATGCGCGGCTCTGCGTCCCTGCGCTTGCGTACCTCTCAGCCGCAGTCAGGAGTGAACGTTGGTCCACCCTGGCCTGgggagcaggaggcctgggtgtaAACCAGCTGATTGTTGATACAGTTaatttgggggagggggcacatccatggcatgtgggatcttagtttcctgaccagcagTGGGTGCTCccggcagtggaagtgcagagtcctagccacgggactccagggaggtccccagcaTTGATTGTTATTGAAAGAATAATGGATTGAGGTACAGAGGCCATAACAGTGCTGCTCCCCACCAGGCTGTGCTCAGAGTGTTAGTACTTGGGacgcccctggtggtccagcggttaggaatctgccttgcagtgcaggggatggaGGTTCATACCCTGGTCGGGAaacgaagattccacataccttggagcaactaaacaGGCACGTCACAACTAGACAGTCGGAGCACCGGAATGAAAGTTCCCACGTGATACACCGAGACCCAGCACCGAGCCAAATAAATGGATCAatgttttcaaaactgttttgacAGTTAAAGGAGGCTCCTTCATCCTCCAGCAGCCTAGTGGGCAGGGGGCTGCTCCTGACACATTACCGATGAGAAAACTGTGGCGTCACACAGCTTCTGAGTggaagagctgggatttgaactcggGCCCTTTGGCTCTTCATTGTGTTCTGGAGCGAAGGCTGTTTGATACAGCGTGGGCTAAATTCTGGTGAGCACGGTCATAGGCCTAACCAGCTGTCACACCTGATGATATAAACAGAGCTGCCCCGTCTGTGTCTGCTCCCCTTCAACCCCCGGCTCAGACTGAGACCTCATTGACCGGAAGTGGGTTACAGGCCCGCCACTAGCTGCAAGGCATGCTGGGGCAAGTGAGAACAGAAGTATTAGAACTGGCCTAGATGAGCACAAGTCAGGGCCACCCCAGTGAAAGCTAGCTCCATTAGCACGGAGCCCGGGCAGTGGAGAGGTGAGACAGTCAACTGGAGAAAGGAGGTTATAAAATACTGCGGAAGGAGtgatcccattttttttttaaggttctcattagttatctgttgtatacattttgttgttcagtcgctaagtggtgtccaactcttttcgaccccatggactgcagcacaccaggcttccttgtccttcaccatctcccagagtttgctcaaactcatgtccattgagtcggtgatgccatccaaccttctcatcctctgtcgtccccttctcctcctgccttcactctttcccagcatcagggtctttttcagtgagtcagttcttcgcatcaggtggccaaaggattggagtttcagtttcagcgtcagtccttccaatgaatattcagggttgatttcctttaggatggactggttgatctccttgcagtccaagggactctcaggagtctgctccagcaccacagtccaaaagcatcagttctttggctctcagccttctttatggtccacctctcacatccatacatgactgttggaaaaaccacggctttgatatatgtcaatcccaatctcccagttcatccaaCCCCACTCCTCGGCATGATCCCGGTTTTGAAAATGTGTGTGCTGTGCATGTGTTTAAAACCTGACACTCTCTGGGAGTTGGGATTGTGAGTGACTTTTCCTTGCTTAGCCTGTGATATTTGCCTCTTTCTGCTTAGGGGGAGTAGCAGTAGGAAGCTGGCAGAACCCAAGGAACTGGCACTCTGGATGGAGCCCAGCTTTAGTCCACTATGACATCAGACATTTGGGATTTTTTGTTTGACTATAGTCCTCTTGGGGATAGAATTAGAGCCTTGCATTTATAGTccgattttctcttttttgggggggccacACCGTAtgacttgcgggatcttagttccctgaccaagaattgaacctgggccgcGGCAATGAAGAGtgtcaagtcctaaccactggtccgCCAGGGAAGAAGTCCCTGATTCTCTTTTCACAAAGGAAGAAGGCGAGACCCCTTATAAATCTCCAAATCCCTGAGATGGATGAGAGAGAACAGAGAGGCATGGTGACCCTCCCAGAGGCACACAGCAGAATTCGTGCCAGGGGGAGCCGGGGTGGAGGTAAGGTGACTAGTAAGTGATACCCCAGATCGCACACTTCTGAGCCTCCACTCCTTGTCTTTTTCTTCCAGAGAAGAAATGTATCAAGCAAGACCCCTCTCTAGGAACCTCTTTTTGTACACCTTCCTACAAAACCATGGCCCAGGCTTCCTGGATGACCAAGACTCAGGGCTTCCCGGCGTGACCAGTATCTTGGAGTTCCACTCCATCTCCCCCTACAGGTAGGGGTAGCCTTGGGCCCGGCCCACCCTCATTCCTGGTCAGTGACTGGCAGGTGGTTAGCAGAGCCCTCTGCATTCTCCGGGCAGGGCTGCAGCGTGGAAATTCCCCAGGCGTGGTCACGGAGGCAAGCGCCCTGGGCGGAGCTGCACACAGAGGAACCCCTCCGAGCACCCAGCATAGTCAGCCCAGGACCGCCCTGCAGTGCTGGCCATCAGAATGACTCGAGCTCGTGGCCTTGACGGAGTGCCTCCTGGCCCTTCTGACCACAGTCACGTCAAGGTCTCATAGGAGACGGATTTGGTTTTAGAGAACCAGCAGGAGGCGGCTTCAGATGCAGTTCCCAACCCTGGTGATCAAGGCAGGGAGGAGGAGACTGTCCCAGCATCAGCACCAGGCTTCTAGAGGCTTCCCTCCTGCTTCAGGCCTCGGAAAACTCTTAGCCATTAGGCCTTGGGCGTGGGCTTGGGGCTGGTTGGAATCTTAGGTATGGAGGGACTTGGGGACCTGCCCCCTTCCTCTCCGTGTAGATGGAGTTGGGGGGCGGTGTCGTCCTGACTTTAGCCTGCCACCTGATTGCCTGCCAGCCCTCCCTAGCGTCAccgtcccccctcccctcctccccacctccccgcccAGACTGGGCAGGTGGCCGGGGCTAGGCTGGGAGGGACTTGGAGTCCGGGGAATTTCCAGCCAAGTCACCGGGTTGGAATGTGGGCAGCACCCTGGGAGCAAGGCTGAAGCCAGCCCAGGTGCTCAGAGTGTGAATGTGAGCATCTCCGTTTCCATCAGGGAGTCAGTGGTGGGGGAGGGCCATGTAGCCCCTCCTTTCTCAGAAGGGGTGGTGACATCAGAGGTGGGTTCGGGATTAGGGACTGGGAAACACGTCCCAGGTACCTCCCTGGACTTTCTGGAGTGCTCGGATTAccctggaggggaagggaggctAATTGTTATCACAGGCATTGAGTacctccctgccctcccacaaaacggggggtgggggcaggctcCACcggggcagccccctccccagggtcCAGCATCTGTGCTCCAGGGACCTCCCCTGGGGATGGGCCCTCACTGGCTTCTTCTGAAGCAAAGTAGGAGCCAGAGGAGGGGGCATGTGAGggttccctgcccccaccttgCTGCCTCCACCTTGGTGGATCTGGGGGTCTGGGGGTGTGGGGTCACCAGCCCAACCACCCCAGGTCCCTTTCCTTGCCTCCCCACAGTGACAGTCCACACTACCTGGCCATGCAGCTGGCCTCCATTGCCGACGAGATGGAGCTGAGGTTGCTGCTGCCCCAGTTCGTTGAGCCCTTCTGGATGCCCGTGTACAGGTGACAAGCCCCGCTGGGCCCAGGACCCCCGTAGACCAGGGCTGGCCCCCCGCGGCTCCACTCCCGGTGTGGGGGCAGCCCGGAGCCCAGAGCCCTCTAGTCCCTGGAGCTGTCCTGGGCCGCAGACCCCAgtgccctcctctcccctctatCCTCAAGCCAAGATAGCCTCTTTCCAGAAGAGTCTTGACTGAAGACAACAGGAAGTGCTCAGGGAGCTGGGATGGAGCTCTGTGCCCAGCGTTATGGGCAGAGTCttctgtgtgggggtgggggtccttgCAGGAGGACTCAGCTGCCAGCATTTGCCAGCTTCCCTGCAGGTTCTCAGAGCCTCGCAGACTTGCCGGGTCAGACCAGAGAGACCATGACTGCCGAAAACTAGGATGCAAGCTGGCAGAGGGCCTTGTGTCCAGGGAAGCAGCCTGCCTTAGAGGGGCCCGGGTCTCTCTCGGAACGCGACTCCTCCTGCACCAGCCTGCGGGAGCCCATGAGCGGTGGGGCGTCGCCCAGCTCCCAGGACGCAAGTCCAGATCCCCACGGGGTGAATTTAGAACCAGAGGGCTGGGTGACAGTGGGTGGGAGGGGACaggccctctcctccccagcagtcCCTGGAGGCCACCTCTTGCCCCTGCTCCTGTGTAACGGCCCTGCCCCCTTTCTGTCTTGCAGCTTGTTTTTTCCCTACAGCCACGTAGGGCTCAGGGATGTTCTGAGAAGCTTTATGGTTGCTTTCACCAACCTCAGGGAGAACCGAAGGCTCTGGAGCTTCCTGACTCTCAGGGACCGGGTAAGTGAGCCTTGAACTCCTGACCTTGATTTCCATCCGGTGAGTGGTGACTGCTCTGGAGCAGCTGCTTGGGGCTCACCCTCTCTGGATGTCACTCCCGACTGTCTCGTCTTGCCCGCTCCCCGCATCTTCTACCACTGCCTGGTCCCCAGGGGCCTCTGGGTTTGAGGCTGCGGTTCATGGGCTGGATGCACACATCTGCTTCCTCATCTGGGCTGTGTTTTTCCCCGTCTGCCAGGAATTGCCTTCATCAGGCAGACCGGCTGCTCACAGTTGCCTCTTGTCCCGACGAGCAGCTCTCCggacccctccccttccctccccatcagTGCTGGCCGAATGCCGCAGTCCATTCTGTCAATATCACACCGGTTTTCCTGGCAGACCAGCAGCCCCCAGTGGGCCGGCCTCCTCTCCTGCCGCACCCTCTGGGCCACGGTCCTCTCCTACTCCTACCCCTCCTGTGTTTCTCATCTTTCCAGTCACCCCGTCCCAGACCCCC includes these proteins:
- the BIK gene encoding bcl-2-interacting killer, which encodes MYQARPLSRNLFLYTFLQNHGPGFLDDQDSGLPGVTSILEFHSISPYSDSPHYLAMQLASIADEMELRLLLPQFVEPFWMPVYSLFFPYSHVGLRDVLRSFMVAFTNLRENRRLWSFLTLRDRVSPSLWPELALSLLVVAMLSWGCRFH